A window of Zingiber officinale cultivar Zhangliang chromosome 5A, Zo_v1.1, whole genome shotgun sequence contains these coding sequences:
- the LOC121982261 gene encoding probable mannitol dehydrogenase, whose amino-acid sequence MQHPPINLTATSSSPSKERYMENGNIAAASPEEGQRRPAFGWAARDASGVLSPFTFSRRKNGENDVTIKILYCGICHSDLHSVKNGWQNSVYPIVPGHEIVGVVTEVGGKVGRFKLGDHAGVGCMVNSCRSCHECARHQENYCPGMIVTCNATDADGTVTYGGYSDSIVVEEHFAVKFPAGMPLDRSAPLLCAGITVYSPMKRFGLDVPGKHIGVVGLGGLGHVAVKFGKAFGAKVTVISTSPSKRQEAVERLGADAFLVSEDPDEMKAAWGTMDGIINTVSAAHDVTPWLFLLKTSGQMIMVGAPLKPLEIYAFPLLVGGKSIVGSIIGGMKETQEMIDFAAEHNVTADIELISMDYVNKAMERLAKNDVRYRFVLDIGNTLSAA is encoded by the exons ATGCAGCACCCACCTATTAATTTAACAGCCACTTCATCTAGTCCTTCAAAGGAACGATACATGGAGAACGGGAACATCGCCGCCGCATCACCAGAAGAGGGCCAACGCCGCCCGGCGTTCGGATGGGCCGCCAGAGACGCCTCCGGCGTCCTCTCACCCTTCACCTTCTCCCGGAG GAAAAATGGGGAGAACGATGTGACCATCAAGATCTTGTACTGCGGCATCTGCCACTCTGACCTCCACTCCGTCAAGAACGGGTGGCAAAACTCCGTCTACCCGATCGTGCCTGG TCACGAGATCGTCGGCGTTGTCACCGAGGTGGGCGGCAAGGTGGGCAGGTTCAAGTTGGGCGACCACGCCGGCGTCGGCTGCATGGTCAACTCCTGCCGCAGCTGCCACGAGTGCGCGCGGCACCAGGAGAACTACTGCCCCGGCATGATCGTGACCTGCAACGCCACCGACGCCGACGGCACCGTCACCTACGGCGGCTACTCCGACTCCATCGTGGTGGAGGAGCACTTCGCGGTGAAGTTCCCGGCGGGCATGCCGCTCGACCGCAGCGCTCCTCTGCTCTGCGCCGGCATCACGGTCTACAGCCCCATGAAGCGCTTCGGGTTAGATGTCCCCGGGAAGCACATCGGAGTGGTGGGCCTCGGCGGGCTCGGCCACGTCGCCGTCAAGTTCGGCAAGGCCTTCGGCGCGAAGGTGACGGTGATCAGCACGTCGCCGAGCAAAAGGCAGGAGGCCGTCGAGCGGCTGGGCGCCGACGCTTTCCTGGTCAGCGAAGATCCAGATGAGATGAAGGCCGCTTGGGGGACCATGGACGGCATAATCAACACTGTCTCAGCAGCTCATGATGTAACTCCATGGCTGTTTCTTCTCAAAACTTCTGGACAAATGATCATGGTTGGTGCACCATTGAAGCCATTAGAGATCTATGCTTTCCCCTTACTTGTAG GTGGGAAATCTATCGTAGGGAGTATAATTGGTGGGATGAAGGAGACTCAGGAGATGATAGATTTTGCAGCAGAGCACAATGTGACAGCAGATATCGAGCTTATCAGCATGGATTATGTGAACAAAGCCATGGAGAGGCTCGCAAAGAATGATGTCCGCTATCGATTTGTTCTCGATATCGGGAACACTTTGAGTGCTGCTTAA